GCGGTAGCGCTTGGCAGGCATGGCAATTATTTTATGTGGGGATTTTCGGGTTCGCCCAACCACATGACGGATGAGGCCAAAGATGTTTTCGTGAACACGATTTGCTACATCAAAAAGTTCGACCGTCAGCAGCCAATCATGAAAAAGGTACAGATCGAAAACCGCGAATGGGTAAGCGAAATGATCTATCGCAGCGATAAAGCTCAGTATGAAAAAACGCTGATCTCCCGTAAGGAAGGCAATGCCCGCCTGCTTAAAATGCAACAGGAGTTGAAAGACCGCAAAGCCAAAGGAGAGGATATTGGCAGAGCTAACGAAGCCCTGCTGCATATGCCGATATCCGATGCTACAGAAAGTTTTGATGACTATCTGAAGTACTGGACCGGCAGCGGCATGTATAATATGTTTGGCACTGATGTAGAGGCCTATCATAAATACTATCGCGAAAACCTTGAATATTATTATCCGGCAGATGGCTATTCGCTACAGGTAGATGAAGATGCGAAAAAGCTGGGCATCTCCAACCGCAAGGTAGAGCTGCTTGAAAAATGTATCAGCATGCTTGAAAAAGGCGATGACGCGGCCTTAGCCCAAAGGGTACTGGAGAGATATACTACCGAAAAATTTGGCTCGGCTACTGAATGGCGTAACTGGTTAAACAAAAACAAACCAAACCTTTATTACACCGAAGCAGGCGGATTTAAATTTATGGTGAATACCTATAAAACAGAAACAGCTGCTGTTGCAGCTCCGGTATCCGGCACTGTTAAAACGACTGCCGCTACTACGGTACCCACCCGTGCCGATCCGGTAGTAGTTACCGCTACGCTGGTTGATATGCAGGGCGGAAAAAAGCAGGTAGTTGTTAATGCCGATATTTTGCAGGGCTGGCATATTTACGCTTATGTGCCTAAGGATAGCCCTTTTATTATAACCGAGCCGGTTATTGAGTTACCTAAAGGAATTAAAAACACAGCTTGGCAAAGCTCGGCCGGCGTACCGTTTACCGGCGGCGAGGGCATGTTTGTATGGGAAGACAAAGCCACATTTAAAACCGAAATAAACGCCAAATCATTAAAGCCGGGCACCACCATTAAATGCGGGCTTTACTACCAGGTATGTGATAATAACAAATGCTTCCCGCCCAAACGCAAATTGATTGAATTACAGATTTTATAGGTAATTGGTATGAAAAAAACATTTTTAATGCTGGCTACCTTAGCAGTGTTGATTGTAGCAGGGGCAAAGCCAGTGGCTGCATATACCCGCCAACAGGCGGATACGGTAGGGCAGGGCGTTGAAGTTGGTAAAGTATTACCGGCGTTCGGTTTGCAGGGCAGTAACGGTAAGCCGCTCAAATCATCGGCAGTGAAAGGGAGGGTGGTACTTATTGATTTTTGGGCATCGTGGTGTATGCCTTGCCGGGCGTCCATTCCGCATTTAAAGGAGCTTTATAAAAAGTATCAAAAAAGCGGTTTTGAGATATTGAGTGTTTCGATAGATCAAAACAGCAGGGCCTGGAAAAGCGCAATGCTGAAGGAAGCAATGCCCTGGCAACAGGCCATTGATAAGTATGAAGCGGGGAAGGACGCATCGGTAATGATGAACGCTCTGGGCATCCAATCAGTACCTTTTGCCTTATTGTTGGATGACAGCGGCAAAGTGATTGCTGTGAATCCTGCAGCGGAAGACATTGATGCGTTGCTCAAAAAAATATTTAATAGTTAAAAATAAAAAAGTGGCTCTCATTGCCACATAAAGAAGCTCTGTCGGGCATTTCCATCAGTTTTAGTTAAGTTTAATTTCGAGGGGCCGGTTTAAATACCGGCTCTTTTTTAACTTAGCGCTAAATCCTGATCCGATTTACAAATTATGAAAAACATAAAAAGTACTATTTTATTAGCCAGCGTAGGCATTGCGCTTAGCTGGTCGTTTACCGCTGCGCCAACATGGGCACAGGTAGCCAAGCCAAAAGTTGTAAAAACTACAACAGAGAAAAATTTGCCGCTTGACCCGGCTGTACGTACCGGTAAATTGCCTAACGGCTTTACCTATTACATCAGGCATAACGAAGAACCTAAAAAACGCGTTACTTTTTACCTGGCCAATAAAGTTGGCTCGGTACTGGAAGATGATACCCAGCGTGGTTTAGCTCACTTTATGGAGCACATGAGCTTTAACGGTACTAAAAACTTCCCGAAAAATGAGCTGGTAAGCTACCTGCAAAAATCGGGCGTACGCTTTGGGGCTGATTTGAACGCCTATACTTCATTTGATGAAACAGTATATCAGTTGCCATTGCCATCTGATAACCCGGACATCCTGAAAAACGGTATCCAGATTATGCGCGATTGGGCGCAGGATGCTACCCTTGATGTTACCGAAATAAACAAAGAGCGTGGTGTAGTACTGGAAGAAAAACGTTTAGGCAAAGGCGCGCAGGAACGCATGCAACGTCAATACCTGCCAACCATCCTTAACCACTCGCGCTATTCGCTGCGTTTGCCAATTGGTACTGATGAAGTGCTGAATAACTTTAAACCAGAAACCATCAAAAAGTTTTACCACGATTGGTACCGCCCCGACCTGCAGGCTTTAATTGTAGTAGGCGATATCGACGTAGATCAGATGGAGAAAACCATCAAAGCCAAATTCAGCGACCTGAAAAACCCTGCAGGCGAAAAGCCGCGTACCAAATATACCGTGCCATTGCTGGGCCAGAACCAGTTTTTAGCTGTTACCGATAAGGAAATGACTGTTACTGTAGCGCAGGTAATGATGAAGCAACCAGCAGCTAAACTGCATACCGCTGCCGATTACCGTGATAATATTGTTCGTGGATTATTTAACAGGATGACAGGTGCCCGTTACGCCGAAATTATGCGCCAGGCCAACCCGCCATATTTACAGGGTGGTGCCGAAGTAGGCGATTTTTTAGGCGGATTGGATAACTACAGCCTGTATGCCGTAGCCAAACCAGGCGAACTGGAAAACGGCTTCAAAGCCGCATGGCGCGAAACTGAGCGTATAAAACGTTTCGGTTTTACCCAAACCGAGCTTGACCGTGCCAAACAAGCCTACCTGAGCGATATGGAAGCTTCGCTTAAAGAAAAAAACAAAACCAACTCGGATAGCTATGTGAACGAATACCTGCAATACTTTTTAAAAGGGACAGCGGCACCGGGTATCAGCTACGAGTATGATCTGGTGAAGAACGATTTGCCGGGCGTAACCCTGGACGAGGTGAATGCCGTAAGCAAATCATCCATCAAAAACACCAACCGCGATTTGATGCTGCTTGCTCCTGAAAAAGATAAAGCAACTTTGCCAACAGAAGCTGTTATGAACAGTTGGATAAAAGCTGTTGAAGGCGAAGATCTCAAACCTTACAATGATGAAGTAAGCAAACAACCTTTATTGGCCAACGCTCCGGTTGCAGGTAAAATAACTGCCGAAACCAAAGATGCAGCCCTGGGTACAACAACCCTTACGTTGAGCAACGGCGTAAAAGTGGTATTGAAACCAACTGATTTTAAAGATAACGAGATCCTGTTCAGCGCTTCGTCCCCAGGCGGTACTTCGCTTTATAGTGATGCCGATTACCAGTCGGCCGCAAATGCTTCGGGCATGATCGAATCGTTTGGGTTGGGCAATTACAATCCTACACAACTGGAAAAATATTTATCAGGTAAGCAGTTAAGTGTAAGTCCATACATCAGCGAGCGCACACAAGGTGTAAGCGGTAATTCGACTCCAAAAGACCTGGAAAGTGCTTTTGAACTGATCTACGGTTATTTAACTGAACCTCGTAAAGATGCCGATTTGTTCCAGGGCATCATTACCCGTTCAAAAGCAAGCCTCGCCAACAGGGGGAATGATCCTAACGCCGTGTTCCAGGATACTTTAAGCGCAACGTTGGGCAACTACAACGTGCGCCGTACAGGGCCGAGCATCGCGAAAATTGATCAGATCAATCTGGATAGGGAGTACACCATCTACAAAGAGCGTTTTGCCGATGCGTCGGGCATGACTTTTACTTTTGTAGGTAACATCGATATTGAGAAAATTAAACCGCTTATTGAAAAATATATCGCCTCGCTGCCATCAAAAAATCTTGGTGAGAAGGCTAAAGATTTAGGCATCCATATCCCCGAAGGTAAGATCGCCAAAAACGTTTACAAAGGTTCGGAGCCGAAAGCCACCGTTGATATGGTATGGTCGGGCCCGTTTGAATACAGCGCTGCCGAGCGGATCCAGCTGGATGCTTTAAAAGAGTGCCTGGAAATCAGGTTGATTGAGCGCTTGAGGGAAGATGAAAGCGGTGTTTATTCGCCTGGCGCTTATGCTAATAACAGCAAATTCCCAACTCAACGTTACTCCATGTTCGTGTACTTTGGTTGCGATCCAAAAAATGCTGATAAATTGGTAGCCTCAACTTTAGATGAGATCAATAAGCTGAAAACCAACGGTCCGGCACAGGTAAATATTGATAAATGGCGCGCCGAAAGCATCCGCACCCGCGAAACCAGTGTACGTACCAACGGTTTCTGGCTGGGCTACATCAGCGGGCAGATCAACGATAAAGAAGACTTGCACCAGATAGATAGCTATACTAAAGATTTGAATAGCGTAACTATTGAAAGCGTAAAAGCAACTGCTCAAAAATACCTAAGCGGGAAGAATTTTATCCGTATGCAGTTATTGCCGGAGACTAAGTAACAGCCCCCTTAAATAAACAGGAACGGCCCGCATTGCGGGCCGTTCCTGTTTATTTACTACATCGAGGTCATGCCGAACTTGTTTCGGCATCCCACAGGACAGGTAGACGATTTGCTAAGCATGGCCGCTTAGCGAGTGGGATGTTGAAACAAGTTCAACATGACGGAATGGGTTCTCTCTCCCCCCCTAAATGTTAAAATAATTTTTTCATCAAAATTATATTGCATATTTGTATCCGGTTCAGAAGCGGTTCCTGCTGCAACTGAACATGGTAACCAATTATTGATTAAATCCGGAATGAAAGTGTGTTCGCAAAGCGATGGATCTTGTTTAAGCGATAATACGCTTTGTTCGCAATCGATAACCATAGTTAGTTTGCAAAACATTTAAAAGATCTCCCTTAGAGCGGGGCCGATGTCAAAGTACAGTACACATACCGATCATGACCTTACCAGCCTGCTGCAAAGCGGCGATCATGACGCTTTTATCGAAATTTACCAGCGGTACTGGCGGCGTATGCTTGCCGTGGCCTGGAACCACAGTAAGGATAAAACTGTAGCTAAGGATATTGTACACGAGGTTTTCCTCTCGCTTTGGGAAAGGCGCGACGCCGTGGAGATCAAAAGCATTTCGGCCTTCCTGTCTACCGCTGTAAAATTCGGTGTATTCAAACACTACCAACGCGAAAAAAACCGCGCCGACCTGGCCAAGGCCAACTACGAATTTACCGATATCACCCACGACGAAGCCAAACTCGATGCCCTCTTTCTGCAAGAGTACATCAACGGCATTGTGGAAGAAATGCCCGAAAAATGCAAACTGGTATTCCGCTACAGCCGTGACCTGGGCTTGAAGAATGCCGAGATAGCCGAGAAAATAGAGATCAGCGAGAAAGGGGTGGAGGCTAACCTTACCCGTGCACTAAAAATTATCCGCGGCGAGTTGAAGAATTATGGTTGGAGTATTGTGGTGGTGTTGCATACGGT
The sequence above is a segment of the Mucilaginibacter celer genome. Coding sequences within it:
- a CDS encoding RNA polymerase sigma-70 factor gives rise to the protein MSKYSTHTDHDLTSLLQSGDHDAFIEIYQRYWRRMLAVAWNHSKDKTVAKDIVHEVFLSLWERRDAVEIKSISAFLSTAVKFGVFKHYQREKNRADLAKANYEFTDITHDEAKLDALFLQEYINGIVEEMPEKCKLVFRYSRDLGLKNAEIAEKIEISEKGVEANLTRALKIIRGELKNYGWSIVVVLHTVISLLK
- a CDS encoding protein-disulfide reductase DsbD domain-containing protein, which codes for MKKIVSALLLFLVFSMASSAKVTKAGSGKISLRVLYVGYDPPKPKPAKITYYSTATPAIDEAWKTRMADFKAFLETRFDKVEVVDVRDYNASMSDKVDVTIADAGPINLPANFNRPIILMHQLAPDVGLPIGLKFDWYCQCLEDDALNIKTSHPIFNTPIKVNLTLVTRPTPGSFFNGYQAATTPKEMPMWKVIKEDASAKDKYIIGMVAHGEGFNDSPDAEAISGGVCLKNAEAVALGRHGNYFMWGFSGSPNHMTDEAKDVFVNTICYIKKFDRQQPIMKKVQIENREWVSEMIYRSDKAQYEKTLISRKEGNARLLKMQQELKDRKAKGEDIGRANEALLHMPISDATESFDDYLKYWTGSGMYNMFGTDVEAYHKYYRENLEYYYPADGYSLQVDEDAKKLGISNRKVELLEKCISMLEKGDDAALAQRVLERYTTEKFGSATEWRNWLNKNKPNLYYTEAGGFKFMVNTYKTETAAVAAPVSGTVKTTAATTVPTRADPVVVTATLVDMQGGKKQVVVNADILQGWHIYAYVPKDSPFIITEPVIELPKGIKNTAWQSSAGVPFTGGEGMFVWEDKATFKTEINAKSLKPGTTIKCGLYYQVCDNNKCFPPKRKLIELQIL
- a CDS encoding M16 family metallopeptidase — translated: MKNIKSTILLASVGIALSWSFTAAPTWAQVAKPKVVKTTTEKNLPLDPAVRTGKLPNGFTYYIRHNEEPKKRVTFYLANKVGSVLEDDTQRGLAHFMEHMSFNGTKNFPKNELVSYLQKSGVRFGADLNAYTSFDETVYQLPLPSDNPDILKNGIQIMRDWAQDATLDVTEINKERGVVLEEKRLGKGAQERMQRQYLPTILNHSRYSLRLPIGTDEVLNNFKPETIKKFYHDWYRPDLQALIVVGDIDVDQMEKTIKAKFSDLKNPAGEKPRTKYTVPLLGQNQFLAVTDKEMTVTVAQVMMKQPAAKLHTAADYRDNIVRGLFNRMTGARYAEIMRQANPPYLQGGAEVGDFLGGLDNYSLYAVAKPGELENGFKAAWRETERIKRFGFTQTELDRAKQAYLSDMEASLKEKNKTNSDSYVNEYLQYFLKGTAAPGISYEYDLVKNDLPGVTLDEVNAVSKSSIKNTNRDLMLLAPEKDKATLPTEAVMNSWIKAVEGEDLKPYNDEVSKQPLLANAPVAGKITAETKDAALGTTTLTLSNGVKVVLKPTDFKDNEILFSASSPGGTSLYSDADYQSAANASGMIESFGLGNYNPTQLEKYLSGKQLSVSPYISERTQGVSGNSTPKDLESAFELIYGYLTEPRKDADLFQGIITRSKASLANRGNDPNAVFQDTLSATLGNYNVRRTGPSIAKIDQINLDREYTIYKERFADASGMTFTFVGNIDIEKIKPLIEKYIASLPSKNLGEKAKDLGIHIPEGKIAKNVYKGSEPKATVDMVWSGPFEYSAAERIQLDALKECLEIRLIERLREDESGVYSPGAYANNSKFPTQRYSMFVYFGCDPKNADKLVASTLDEINKLKTNGPAQVNIDKWRAESIRTRETSVRTNGFWLGYISGQINDKEDLHQIDSYTKDLNSVTIESVKATAQKYLSGKNFIRMQLLPETK
- a CDS encoding TlpA family protein disulfide reductase — protein: MKKTFLMLATLAVLIVAGAKPVAAYTRQQADTVGQGVEVGKVLPAFGLQGSNGKPLKSSAVKGRVVLIDFWASWCMPCRASIPHLKELYKKYQKSGFEILSVSIDQNSRAWKSAMLKEAMPWQQAIDKYEAGKDASVMMNALGIQSVPFALLLDDSGKVIAVNPAAEDIDALLKKIFNS